The Apus apus isolate bApuApu2 chromosome 20, bApuApu2.pri.cur, whole genome shotgun sequence genome includes a region encoding these proteins:
- the WNT4 gene encoding protein Wnt-4, translating to MSPEYSLRSLLLIILATFSANASNWLYLAKLSSVGSISEEETCEKLKGLIQRQVQMCKRNLEVMDSVRRGAQLAIEECQFQFRNRRWNCSTLDTLPVFGKVVTQGTREAAFVYAISSAGVAFAVTRACSSGELDKCGCDRTVQGGSPQGFQWSGCSDNIAYGVAFSQSFVDVRERSKGASSNRALMNLHNNEAGRKAILNNMRVECKCHGVSGSCEFKTCWKAMPPFRKVGNVLKEKFDGATEVEQSEIGSTKVLVPKNSQFKPHTDEDLVYLDSSPDFCDHDLKNGVLGTSGRQCNKTSKAIDGCELMCCGRGFHTDEVEVVERCSCKFHWCCSVKCKPCHRVVEIHTCR from the exons GTACCTGGCAAAGCTGTCTTCGGTGGGGAGCATCTCCGAGGAGGAGACCTGTGAGAAGCTGAAGGGCTTGATCCAGCGCCAGGTGCAGATGTGCAAGAGGAACCTGGAGGTGATGGACTCGGTGCGGCGCGGCGCCCAGCTGGCCATCGAGGAGTGCCAGTTCCAGTTCCGCAACCGCCGCTGGAACTGCTCCACGCTGGACACGCTGCCTGTCTTTGGCAAGGTGGTCACACAAG GGACACGGGAGGCAGCATTTGTCTATGCCATCTCCTCAGCAGGGGTGGCCTTCGCCGTGACCCGCGCCTGCAGCAGCGGCGAGCTGGACAAGTGCGGCTGCGACCGCACGGTGCAGGGAGGCAGCCCGCAGG GCTTCCAGTGGTCAGGCTGCTCTGACAACATCGCCTACGGCGTGGCCTTCTCGCAGTCCTTCGTCGACGTCCGGGAGAGGAGCAAAGGGGCTTCTTCCAACAGAGCCTTAATGAACCTCCACAACAACGAGGCAGGCAGGAAG GCTATCCTGAACAACATGCGGGTGGAGTGCAAGTGTCATGGAGTGTCAGGCTCGTGCGAGTTCAagacctgctggaaagccaTGCCCCCCTTCCGCAAAGTGGGCAATGTCCTGAAGGAGAAGTTTGACGGTGCCACCGAGGTCGAGCAGAGCGAGATCGGCTCCACCAAAGTGCTGGTGCCCAAAAACTCCCAGTTCAAGCCACACACGGACGAGGACCTTGTCTACCTGGACTCCAGTCCTGACTTCTGTGACCATGACCTCAAGAACGGGGTGCTGGGCACCAGTGGCCGGCAGTGCAACAAGACCTCCAAGGCCATCGACGGCTGCGAGCTGATGTGCTGCGGCCGGGGCTTTCACACGGACGAGGTGGAGGTTGTGGAAAGGTGCAGTTGCAAATTCCACTGGTGCTGCTCTGTCAAGTGCAAACCCTGCCATCGGGTGGTGGAAATACATACGTGCCGGTGA